The Branchiostoma lanceolatum isolate klBraLanc5 chromosome 3, klBraLanc5.hap2, whole genome shotgun sequence DNA segment ctgcAAAGGGTAAGTCCTTATCACCCCGCCTAATAATATCATGTATTTCCTGTTCATTCTTCTCATTAAAAGATACGTGGCCTATAGCCGCACCCAAGTTAGTGTACATATTACATTATGGAATCTGCAGCTGCAGTATGAGATTCCCTCCCCAGCCCTCAGCGACGTGAAGAAAGCAGATCGGTAATCGCGTGTTATACATCACTCGTTACAAGACTCCCTAATAAACTTCACGCCTGATACCTCGCCTCTGGGATCAAGATTCGCATCATATCGCGATCAGCAAAAAGCCAGGACATTAACGGCTTAATTACGTCGACACGAGTGAAAAATGAACCCTTCCTGTGCGCCAATGCAGACATTACGGATGAGTAATTCGTCTCATAAAGAGATCATATCAACTCCCAGAGTCTTATTATTTCCTTAAGCTCCTATAGCCCGTTCTCAGTAGCGGAGATCAGAGTGCTTTTGGTTGCGGATTGCAGGCACTAGAGGAGTGGGTGTTTACGATCCTTGTTAATGATTATGAAActagcaacaacaaaacacgATGGAAACAACAAGAGGGGGAGGTTGAATTGGATATGTCGGATGAGAGGGTGGagtacaatgaatgaatgaatgaaaactttattaccgTGTCTTGCGCCATTTTGCGCCCAGGCCGtgcgggcttataagacaccgtATACGTTACATTAATTGCATGAACAAGAGATCAGGAGTACAGAGATAAACATAAACGGCTAAAAGCAGAATATGCACAGGGTGGagtaaataaatatataacatacaaaagGTGGATGAACATAAGTATCAACTCAGGCCGGATAATCATAAATGTCAATAAACAGGAAATTCGCAAACAGGAgcatatgtactgtacataaatgtgtaaatcaaataaaatataacagaaagAAGCACAAACAGTAACATTATGTGGTAGATTACAATTACACTTGGTGGCTTTTAGGACATAACCGTAGTTTAAAGccgtcaaacatttgcattgtGTGCGTAGATATTTCTTTTAGCTCTCACGGTGAGAAGATGTGTGGTATCAAGTTATGCAATGTGGtggatgtttgtatgttttatagGTGCGAGTAGGGGTGACGCCaaagttgcgttgcgcagtgAAGAGCTCAATATGGGAATTTCAAGTGCCAATATaaatccttgaaaatccttcttttcgTTGAAAATGTTGACCCAATCTGAAAATTGTTTGGGTTAAAAGGAACAGgtaccctacctgttccttgtAACCCAAACAATTTTCAGATTTCCAACCTTGGTCAAAAATTCTTTAGTTTACCAGTTTAGTTGGCGCAAGgacaaatgtattttgttggctactgtacaacagatatctggggtcaaaggtaaggCTTGTTTACTACTGTCAGCGTTTACCGGAGTTtgatctgttttctttgcatggttttcAAATAGACCCTTTTTACTTTCTGGTGAAGAtgaatttttaagattgaaatttgggttagtacttttatgaaccCCTGATTCAGTGTATTTCAACATGGTatgctttcctatgggcagcTCTAACTTTGATGTCAGCCTAGTAGTGAGATCTGATTTTTAATTTAGGGATGGGATGCGGTAAAGCTCATATTTGCATACAGCGTTAATCTAAAGGATAATCAGTCTACCTTACCAGCAGACCGACAGTCCATAGTCCACACTGGGTGGATTAAACGTTACAACATTTATAGACTTTAACGTTTGTAATGTCGCCGACGTCGACATTTGTTCGAGACAGCACTGATGTATTCGGAACGAgacaaggaaacaaagaaatgtttactTCGGTTAAAAGAAAGCGGTTATCGGTACATCAGTAAGTGGTCTTAAAGATGCTCAATGCTTCTACATGTCATGGAACAGTGTTACAGCGTCATCTAGTGATCTGAAGGTAAAGTGCATCGTCGAAATAGTTGGTGAGTAAAGATTCCCCCAAATTCCCAATAAGTTAGTCCAGTGTCGTCTGTAAGTTGTATGAATAGAAATTCCTAAAAGAAAGCAAACCGACCAGGCTTGGGAAAAAAACTTGGCACGATGAAATCCCACGGTCATTAAATGGCGGATATGCCACCATTGTTACCCAGGGTACGGGCCCTTATGGGTGAGGAAGTTCTTATGCTGTACATCTATAGCGTCATCAGTTCAGTTCGACCTAATCACACTGAGGGTAAATGTCGTGCTGTAAATGGATAATGTTGAAGTATACAGCCGAAATAGAGTCGAGGAATCAGTGCTGAACAACTCGATACTCAGCAATGGCTCCATTGGTCCACGAAGACAGGCGCAATTAAATGGTAATGAAACCGAATTTATTGACTCACGAGGTTTTGTTTAGTCTGTGATATTGCATAATCACGATATGGTCATTATTTCGCTTCATCTTTGAAATATGTGTAGTTTTATCATAGCGAATAAAACCCCCGTCATCTGCAAGATCGTATCGCTGTGATTTAAACCTCCTGATTGTTTAAGTGTCTACATGCATGAAATACCATTGCTTGTCGCTAGGAGGCGGTTCACAATGGTCCAGTGGCGATCAGAGCGATCAGACCTCCGCCGATGAGAGTATTTTTCAGGAACGTTCGTGATTGCTCAAGAAGATGTTGATAAAGAATTGAAGACCAAGAGAGGATGCATACGAATGATTCATAAAGATAAACATACAAATTCTGTGATTTAAACTATTGTTCCAACTCTTCCGAAATATAACATCGAAGAAACCAACATTCAAAACTTTGGGAGATTTTCGGACATTTCGGTCTTCAGGTAATGGATCTGTTGGTGTTGACGACTAGAGGTGAGTAAGGAGGattgtatatttatttattttcgcAATGATTTCATTTCGCGGTAGAAGGGAAAGGTGCTCGAGGTTCTCATAGTGTAATAAGTTCGCGCCTGAAACATTAAGCCCACTCGCAatttcgagtacgcatgcgcagtgtcaaaggtaaaggcttctgagacgtaaacaaaacccgtctgggcattgttatgtAAATGGCGACAATGCCGAGACGAGAACTGCTTACACGCTAGGGCTTTCACTTTTCACACTAgtactgcacatgcgtactcgaactTCAAGTGGGCTTATTGTGTAGTACAGTAATATTttggaaacgcatatttgcAGAATTCTCGGAGGAGATCTAGAggtcaccacaaacttaaaacaacgcGAACATTTCACGATATACGGTGGTTCATTCTGGCCATATGTTGACCAAGCGAGTACAAGAAATGTAACATTGCAGCGCCCTCATAACATTATGTCCAATCCTCTTTTGAACACTAGTAGGTATCAAGTATTCACAATAGGTAATCATACATTATCTTGTGTTAAACTTTTCAGGTGGaggagggtgtgtgtgtgtgtgtgtgtgtgtgactattTCTAAATAATCATATCATTCCAACACATTAAAGTCATAAGTCAACATCGCACGATGCATAGTGTGAACAAGCCCGGCCAGTTCATGAGTGCTGTAATGTAAGTAAGGTTTCTCCGACAGTTCACGACACAGCACAGTTGTAGAATGTTGTCAAGTAAAGCTTGATCAGATTccggaaggggaggggggtgctttTGTTCACGCCATTTGTCTTGAACAAAGCACAATGATAATGTcgtaaatgtatttttttattctCCATTCTTCCGGGATGATATCAAGttttaacaaacaaattaacaagcataattttcaaaacatacctCAAGCCTTGTGTTCTCTTTCACAGAATCCAAGAAATCGGTTCTCTTCCGCACTCAAATCTGGCGGGGTCTAAAATAAGCAGGTGATTCGAATTCCCAAAATTCTTAGCGTCATGAATTACTAATCACTCGTAGCCCCCATACGGCTTCAAGATGCATTGCACAAGACGACCTCATATGTGCACGATAAAAGTAAGAATAGTACACTTATCTTTATTCTGTCAATTCAAGTGcgtcagattttaagacactcaatgccacagatagatttgactatatatttagatacaacagctcacacagtgttaaaataggcaaatatataaaatattgttttgttattagaaaaaattatgatactcaaaattagcccaacttgaatcatgtaaaacctaagatagtcattttgttgtagtgaatagttttattccatacttatgtcttctTCTGGACACTTTTAATACGACCAAAACCGTATTGCATTTTCACCAGGCAATTTCTAAACCATGCTAACATTGACTTCAGCTTTGTAACGTTTAAGTTGGTATCTTTTCTACAAACCTCACAAGAACTTATATCACAGGTGTTCGTCAGCATGACAACGCCCTAGGCCGTTACCTCCAGACGGATCCGTTCTGTTGAGACGTCATCGTCCTCTGCTGACGTCACCCTCTCCCCTTGACCTTGACAGGGACATGGTTCTGCTGGTTCTACGGATAACGccagaaacaagatggcgacccaGTATGTGGACAGAACAGCCACTCTCCTATGGACCGGGTACGGATCCCCCGGTACGCGGAATGCGAAAATGGACAAGATAGAGTCGGAGATGGCGAACAGTACAGCACCTGTAGCACGGGACAAGATAAGGACATGAGACAGCTTCTTCTTTTCTATTTCTGCAATCagtaaacataattttctgAACGGATCATTATTAATCCATCAGCAGCAAAAGGAGTATGAGATTAATATTTTCCATGGAAGTCAATATCATGTGTTGATGCTGGATAAGCGTAAGAGTTACTCAGTGCGTTTTAACTGTCATCTCCAGGTAGATCCTTACCTATTGCCGCAATGATCTGAGTCCACTTCACCCCGGACGCCTCGTAGCACTGTCCATCCGGGTCAGCAGATTCACTGTTTCCCAAGTCCACACACTTCGCACATCTCTCATCCCTGCAGCACCCGAGACAACACCTGATCTCAACCCTGGAGAAGGATCTCCACCCCATCCCTGCAATCACCAGAGCGTAGAGCAAGACGAAAAAGTACATGGCCCCGTTCAGACCGGGCGCGAGGACACCGTACAGGATGATACCAGCTATGAGGAAAGGAATGGTGAGGAAGAGGCGGAGGGGGGTGCAGCGGAACGCAGCCATGAACACACAGTGTGCGACTCCAAACACGGCCATTCCTGTAAGAGATGCAACGGTTCACTGACTTTTTAAAATCAAAGTCAGTACATGCCATTAATGTTGTGCAATTggaaatgtatatgtatgtatgtatctatctatagaTACAcattatactagtagtattatTGCGCCGGGACCCACAACAACATGACGTGTTAGATTCATAAAATGCGAAGCACATATTTGTCTCGAAAAATGCATCATCTGACCTGCTAGGAAAAAGGCGTCGTGGTGGTGGTCCCAGGCGATGACCCCGTCCGCCACTCCGCACAAGAACGTGGCCGCGAACATGAGACGGTCGTACAGCCGCCCGCCACAGAACACTGCGGGAGAGAGCAACTCATATCGCAACTCTTCACAAGACATGATAGGGaagactagcctgagtgtcatcctgtttcagttccaggctctaccttcacaaaTTGAAGGTAGagtctggaactgaaacaggatccgatgacactcaggctaagggAAGACTCATCAAGTAAAGAAAGCATACTTCACACCAGTTGATAAAAACGGGCACAATGCGGAAAGAACCGTTCAGCAGGAAATTTCAGCACTGGAAATAGTACAACTTGGCTAATTCTATGGTTTATGTGGTGGttccatttcttgtccatgtggCCATCTCTCGCAGTAGATAGATTATTTTCACAACACTTTAACATCAGATCAGACCGTGTCGGTGACGTACCTTTTCCATGAAGGCCCAGGAAAAGTACCAGGCACATGGCAGGAAGCATCTTGACGACTGTGGCCTCTGCTGAAGGTGGTTTGTCAGGCAGCAACAGCGCGAAGTACAGGATAAACGTGATGATGAAGGGCAGCAGTTTTAACAACGTCAGCATCTGTTACACGAGAAACAATACCAGGTGAAGTTTGTGTAGAAATGAATACACATATTTACGTACCTGTAATTATAGGCCACTCTGACTTGGCACTCCAAAACACATGACAGCGTTCGAAAAATAAGAGACgagcaaaataaacaacaaccaaCAAGCCGAATTTTGAAATTTAAGTGATCACAAAAGTTGAATTAGACAAACAGAACATACTAATAGTATGACCGGTTCAGTGTCTCGTTTCAGCCAAGTTTGTATTCAAATGTCAACTTTACGAAAAAAAAATCGATACCCTTTCGTGCCTTTTTTGTCGTGAACTTCAATCTTAGAGCTTTAATCGTGTCCCTTTTGCCTTTAAATCTATGAGTATGTACACTTAGGATGGCGCGGTCATGCGTTGGTGGGTGAAATAATAAACAAGCTTAAGGGTCCAATGTTACCATGACAATAGCTTCAACAGACAGATGAAGTCAATATTTGCTTCCGTTGTACCTTGAGCGAAAGGAGAAAACAAACAGGTCGGGTATCCGATATACCCAGACTTTTGTTTGTCACTGGTAGGCCCCCTCCTTGAGTTTGGTCAATCAACCTGTCTACTTTTAAATCTATTACACTGTGACCTGAGGGCATTCATTGCCCCTAAAAATCACAACAGAGCGTCTGGTTGCGTCGATGTCTGTAAACTACTTTCGCCAGACACTCCTTCATGAATGCAATGAAACAATCCAATAAACCCGTTCCTAAAAACTTTCGGAAGAACAAGCTTAAGGTACagctgaagggtggctgaggagttttgggatgttattaaAAAGAAccctttataaaccttcctcaaccttaatttttttaggtagttccttatagcaaggtgataatttatgcaaattagtatgacgtcatgattacgtcatgattttttgaaaaaagtatctccttggcttgtacttcgatgtttatcaatattactttgcaggaatgtacatgatagtaatatatCAAGGAGTATGTAAtcctatgtttatattttgaaatgacgatttttggcgattttttgttattttgtcattttatcCCGttcacaaaccaacaaaccaacaaaccaaccaaccaacagacaaaccaacaaaccaacacaaAATGTCCACTGCAGTATCGTAAGAACCCGCCAgaaggcccatcatcgaacttgaccttcgttttcctgaCCCCTACCAACCTACTAAATTTTATCACGATCCATCCAATGCCTCTCAAGTTCTCATGTTCactaacaaaccaacaaacataGAAGGTCCACTGCAGGAACCCACCAGAAGGCCCattctcgaacttgaccttcgtctccccaacagtaacttacctaccaaaaatcatgaacatccatccatgGTTTCAAGAGTTATGCCGCCTGCATCCACTGTCACTCTACTATAGCCagaccgaaaatataaccttctaccaagagaccacgtctagcgcgatataatagacgttaaacaaggacaacaacaacaacaacaactgcctatggcgaaggtaattaagcCAGTGTGGCCTTACTGCACAGTGTGTATGGACGAGGCAGTAAATGGTCATGAGAAGCTATGCTGCATTAGCCGgagtgtcatcctgttccaggctctaccttcactgaagaaggtagagcctggaactgaaacaggatgacactccgGCTAATGCTGTATATAAACAGGATCAATCAGGTGACGCCCTGAGGACCTGTTAcagcacatacatttgtaaaggGCCAATTATGTATCCAGTCTGTcagacgccccccccccccccaccaggACGATGCTTTGACTTCCAACTCCCATCCCAGTGAGTTTAAGTTATATCATATATCCGAAATACAAGCCTGTGTGAGCCCAATATAGATAGATTATCATAAGTGTATGCAACGTTACCCATGTGGCAAGAATTTGACCCACGTCTCACTGCTGTCCAAAATGTGGTGTATGTTTCTAGTTGGTCacaaaatactagtaactgCGAGAAGAACCGGGGAGTAGGATTATCTACAACATCTGGTGCAGACAGAATGCAAACAGGTAATCAGTGGGTGACTCAGTAGTCATAACACACAGACTTACCACTAACTTAGCGTTCATTGTGGAGTCCGGTCGGGTGGCTCACCAACTCAGTAAATCACTCAGTAACTCTGACAGATTTCTTCTGCCAGCGTTCTTCCCTAAAATCTCACGTCTCATCAGCTCTGTGTGACGATGTGGTAAACAACGGTGATTTCTGACGCTCGGCTGCCCGATGTTTCTGACTTGCAACTGGAGTGGCGACTTCGTGAACCCTAATACACGACACCCGAGCTATCTTGTAGGCTCTCTGTGAAATAACTGGGCCGATAGTGTGAGCGACTAGTCATGCGTACATTGTAACCTGTGACCCTCGATCGTTTACGCACCAGCGATTTACGGTCTCAGGGGATTATAGACCTCTTTACCTTATGTATACAAATAACTTCCCCCAGGGAATAATGTAGTGTACACGGGAATGGTCCCCAAAACAACCCCCAGTAGGGAAGATGAAATTTGGAATATTCTGAAATACACGCCAGGGAGGATTAATTAGTCATCTCCATCAAACGATAGGAGAGAAACGTCGAAATACAAAGGGCGGAAGCAGGTACACCCTTGGTCTATATAGGAAAGAAAGAACGCAAACTGCACACTAAGTAGCTGCTTGGATACAAAGGCCGTCTCCACAACACTGACTCGATAACTGTACTTTGACTTGCATACGATAGGAGGCGTCGTTACACCACGGTTGATAGCGATGGTTCGTCTATTTTGGTTGAACCAATTACAACTGAAAGGGACCATTGCTATCGTTGTGTGGATCCTCTCACTATAGCGCACACAGAGCTAACAACAACTGGAACGTTTAACAACCTTTATATTGTTTGAATCGTACTGATCAGTCGCACATCTATGACATAATCTTACTTCTTTTGTAAAACGGAGACAAAAACACCGTACCAAAAACACTCAGTAGTGCCGCTActtttgtattgttgtattatgaCTTTTTCTATCATTAACAAGTGAGTAGTTATCATAGCCGGTTCTTTTCCACGCGGTTTGCTTCATCCACATATGGAAGTCTGCCTGCAATTTTTGTATGACTTGATAGGGGCTCTCCCAAGAGATGGTCACATAGGAAAACCTATCAAAACGCAAGGTAGCCATATGACTACCACTATGGTGGCAGCCATTGCCGAGGTTAGAATAGGTTTCTGCTTTACAAAAAAAACGTGGAAACTGTGGGTGGTTAGCTTTTCGTTTTCATTTTGTCGAAACACGTCCAAACCTGTGACTGCCCCCATGCGGGGCGACCCAACCCACTAGTAATTTTACGGTCCAATATTACCAACCAAACAGCAAAGGTGCAGACATTGACCTCTGGACCACAGTTCAAAACAATAGGAATTATATAGTACGGTGGGGGACATCTGCCATGTACCTGCTTCATGTGTAGATGACAGAATCAGGTATCTACCGGTCCCCCACCAGAGAAATCTGGGAAAATCTGATTGGTGATAACCTCAAGAATATCACTGATGATtttatgttttcaaaatatttccgtcGTAGTTATTGGTACACAAACGTCCATCAAAGTCGCCACAGGTCTCACGTACACGTACGTAAATATCCTGACGTCCCATCCGTTCTCATGTATGGCTGTTATAATTTCTCATAAATGTGTCATGCGCAGTAACCTTGATCTGTTTCATCTCGCTTTGCCGCCCAAATATGGGCCCGGATTAGAGCCGTCTGTTCTCATCCCAAGAAATTCACTTTTCCCCTCATCAAAGTCAAATTGTGTCCCCTGGCATAGATCCTAGCGATAAACTCAGATTCGGTCCATCGGATTTCAATGGCTTTATTAATATTTACAAGGCGCTAAAAGGCTAACGGACTCAACTAGATGCTTTTAAAGGTCAGATGTTAGAAAAATATTGGCGATATTACTTTTGAAGTCCTGATGCGGACGGCGTTCACTTACAACACATTACATCCTAGGacaaaagaaaattcaattttcaatcCTACCTAGCATCTAATCCATACCACCGTACAATGTTTAAGGTTCATATTTATACAAAACCCGGAACAACATTTTAGCAGCAAGAAAGAAAATGGTCACCTGGCCGTCGTGaggagtacatgtatttactgagGCATGTACGTTGCAGGTATTCGCCTCCGCATGCATGGTTTAttggtttggtttattaagATGCCCTTAAGCCCTTTTAGGCATGATGTACAATAGGTGTCTTCCAACAGGTAATTTTTCGACACGCTTGCCAACTCTTTTCCCCCGCACAAGGACCTGTCTTTTCAGGTTGACTATCCCGCTCGACGGGCGGCGGTTGGAATATCGATCTAGCTAGAGACAGACAGGTGcacgttttttttaaagtttttttttttaaatcagaaaacaagatacacatggacatggacatagtggcgctaAACTCAAGTACATAGTCTTATTTTACAGCACCACAGAAAAACTAAATAAGAATAGACAGAGACAATAACAAACTTAAGCAAGTTTCTGAACAAACGTAacagaaataaaataagatatGACTGAGGTAAAGCATATCAAATTAACGATAGTAACAACGTAACTGAATAATTAAATACACAAAGTAATTGAAATATGaagatacataatacatacaactgtaccgACCCTTGATTAATGTTATGGTAATATTCACAAATGATTCAAGGAGATTCCAAGTAGAAGTACCTAGAACCTCCCTGAATCATTTATAAAGTTTTGTGTCATCagcatgattttgatattgtaactGGAGGGTATTGTAGGTGAACCTTTTAAAAGAACTGCtagttttgtttgaaaacagAACGCACGTTGTGACGCGCTTTACCAGATACTGTGCCACCGATCAAAGCCTGGCGAACGAGGCTACTCATTGGTGCCCTCCTTATGGCATGTTTACCTCCGTTCAGTTGACGAAATTTCATGTCAAGGTAGCTATCCTCATTCTGAGCGCAAGGTAAGTATGACAAAAGCGAACCGTTTATCTACCCGCACTATATCTTCTGACGTCTTCAATCCTTCTTGTCAGTTCTCTTTGACCTGTGGGGCATGCAGGCATGAATATTCAGAGCAGTTTGATTAGAAATATAAAGATACATATAAAAGCCTTCCTGTTATAATTTCCA contains these protein-coding regions:
- the LOC136430914 gene encoding lysoplasmalogenase TMEM86A-like isoform X2; translated protein: MNAKLVMLTLLKLLPFIITFILYFALLLPDKPPSAEATVVKMLPAMCLVLFLGLHGKVFCGGRLYDRLMFAATFLCGVADGVIAWDHHHDAFFLAAGIILYGVLAPGLNGAMYFFVLLYALVIAGMGWRSFSRVEIRCCLGCCRDERCAKCVDLGNSESADPDGQCYEASGVKWTQIIAAIGAVLFAISDSILSIFAFRVPGDPYPVHRRVAVLSTYWVAILFLALSVEPAEPCPCQGQGERVTSAEDDDVSTERIRLEVTA
- the LOC136430914 gene encoding lysoplasmalogenase TMEM86A-like isoform X1, encoding MNAKLVMLTLLKLLPFIITFILYFALLLPDKPPSAEATVVKMLPAMCLVLFLGLHGKVFCGGRLYDRLMFAATFLCGVADGVIAWDHHHDAFFLAGMAVFGVAHCVFMAAFRCTPLRLFLTIPFLIAGIILYGVLAPGLNGAMYFFVLLYALVIAGMGWRSFSRVEIRCCLGCCRDERCAKCVDLGNSESADPDGQCYEASGVKWTQIIAAIGAVLFAISDSILSIFAFRVPGDPYPVHRRVAVLSTYWVAILFLALSVEPAEPCPCQGQGERVTSAEDDDVSTERIRLEVTA